The Opitutales bacterium ASA1 genome window below encodes:
- a CDS encoding xanthine dehydrogenase family protein molybdopterin-binding subunit: MKTAPPTLMPNIPAQNSPTRPTNTRGADDYLHDVIDAMEGRRSFDRPRETVLPPLDRRGFLKLGGGAGLGLVLAFWLGSRSNAEAATTPKTSSDFSPNVFLRVAPDGRITILSKGPEIGQGIKTAFPLIVAEELDARWEDVVVEQAPVNPAVFGRQSAGGSRSIPASWDQLRQAGAAARAMLVAAAAQSWGVTPDACSTEEGTVHHRASGRSARYGELAETAATLPVPDAATLRLKSKTEYKLIGRRFTGVDNHAIVTGGPLFGIDQRLPGLLYAAYVKCPAIGGRVVSANVDDLRRLPGVKDAFVLEGTGRAVEFFSGVAVVATSTWAAFQAARQARVEWDTAAASRDSWTEIAARAREAAASPEGPETITAQGDTSAALAAAGGNSVEAFYTYPFVSHAPLEPQNCTAWAHDGRLEFWAPSQAPDRAFELVAGALGVAEKDVVIHQTRVGGGFGRRLMNDYMCEAGAIAQRVDAPVQLVWTREQDMAGDFFRVAGFHALRAATDATGRLVAWQNHFVTFSADGRRPVSGGNMPEHEFPAGLVPNVRVTQTLLPLDTPCGPWRAPRSNSIAWVVQSFLHEVSVAAGRDHLEFLLEIMGEPRRVPGGIDTARAAAVIRLAADKAGWGRKLPEGRGLGLAFHFSHAGHFAEVAEVSVDAARKLTVHRVVVAGDVGPIVNLSGAENQCEGAVVDAFSTMLGLEITMEGGRIQQSNFHDYPILRLPHHPVVETHFIQSDHPPTGIGEPALPPLAPAVTNAIFTACGHRVRTLPLVREGFTV; this comes from the coding sequence ATGAAGACGGCTCCCCCCACCCTCATGCCCAATATTCCCGCGCAGAATTCGCCCACTCGCCCAACGAACACGCGCGGAGCCGACGATTACCTCCACGACGTCATCGACGCGATGGAAGGTCGCCGCTCTTTCGATCGACCTCGCGAAACGGTCCTGCCACCGCTCGATCGCCGCGGATTTCTCAAACTCGGTGGCGGTGCCGGTCTCGGTCTCGTCCTCGCGTTCTGGCTCGGCTCGCGCTCGAACGCCGAAGCCGCCACGACGCCCAAGACTTCATCCGACTTTTCTCCCAACGTCTTCCTCCGCGTCGCGCCGGACGGCCGCATCACGATCTTGAGCAAGGGCCCCGAGATCGGTCAGGGCATCAAGACCGCGTTTCCGCTCATCGTCGCCGAAGAACTCGACGCCCGCTGGGAAGACGTGGTCGTGGAACAAGCTCCGGTGAACCCCGCCGTGTTCGGTCGCCAGAGCGCCGGCGGCTCGCGCTCGATCCCCGCCAGTTGGGATCAACTCCGTCAGGCGGGTGCCGCCGCCCGCGCCATGCTCGTCGCCGCCGCCGCGCAATCGTGGGGCGTCACTCCCGACGCGTGCTCGACCGAAGAAGGCACCGTGCACCACCGAGCCTCGGGCCGTTCCGCACGCTACGGCGAACTCGCCGAGACTGCCGCCACGCTCCCCGTGCCGGACGCCGCCACGCTGCGCCTGAAGTCGAAAACCGAATACAAGTTGATCGGCCGACGCTTCACCGGCGTCGACAACCACGCCATCGTCACCGGCGGTCCGCTCTTCGGCATAGACCAACGCCTCCCGGGCCTCCTCTACGCGGCTTACGTGAAGTGCCCCGCCATCGGTGGCCGCGTCGTCTCCGCCAACGTCGACGACCTCCGGCGTCTGCCCGGCGTGAAGGACGCGTTCGTCCTCGAGGGTACCGGCCGAGCCGTGGAGTTTTTCTCCGGTGTCGCCGTGGTCGCGACGTCGACGTGGGCCGCCTTCCAAGCCGCTCGCCAAGCCCGCGTCGAGTGGGACACCGCTGCAGCCTCGCGGGATTCGTGGACGGAGATCGCTGCCCGCGCCCGAGAGGCCGCCGCCTCGCCCGAAGGCCCCGAAACGATCACCGCACAAGGCGACACGTCCGCCGCGCTCGCCGCCGCCGGAGGAAACAGCGTGGAGGCGTTCTACACGTATCCATTTGTTTCACACGCACCGCTCGAACCGCAGAATTGCACCGCTTGGGCACACGACGGTCGCCTCGAGTTCTGGGCACCCTCGCAAGCACCCGATCGCGCTTTCGAACTCGTCGCCGGTGCGCTCGGCGTCGCCGAAAAGGACGTCGTCATCCACCAGACCCGCGTCGGCGGCGGCTTCGGCCGGCGTCTGATGAACGACTACATGTGCGAAGCCGGCGCCATCGCCCAACGGGTCGACGCGCCCGTGCAACTCGTTTGGACGCGCGAGCAGGACATGGCGGGAGACTTCTTCCGCGTCGCCGGCTTCCACGCCCTTCGCGCCGCGACCGATGCCACCGGCCGGCTCGTCGCGTGGCAGAACCACTTCGTCACGTTCTCCGCCGACGGTCGCCGACCGGTCAGCGGCGGTAACATGCCCGAGCACGAGTTCCCCGCCGGTCTCGTCCCCAACGTCCGCGTCACGCAGACGTTGCTCCCGCTCGACACACCTTGCGGACCGTGGCGCGCCCCGCGCTCGAACTCCATCGCGTGGGTCGTGCAGAGCTTCCTGCACGAAGTCTCCGTCGCCGCCGGTCGTGATCATCTCGAGTTTCTCCTCGAGATCATGGGTGAACCGCGACGCGTGCCCGGTGGCATCGACACCGCCCGCGCCGCTGCCGTCATCCGGCTCGCCGCCGACAAGGCCGGTTGGGGCCGCAAGCTCCCCGAAGGCCGCGGCCTTGGTCTCGCGTTTCACTTCAGCCACGCTGGCCACTTCGCCGAAGTCGCCGAGGTGAGCGTCGATGCCGCCCGCAAGCTCACCGTGCACCGCGTCGTGGTCGCCGGCGACGTCGGCCCGATCGTCAACCTCAGCGGTGCCGAAAACCAGTGCGAGGGCGCCGTGGTCGACGCGTTCAGCACGATGCTCGGTCTCGAGATCACGATGGAAGGCGGCCGCATCCAGCAGAGCAATTTCCACGACTACCCAATCCTGCGGCTCCCGCACCACCCGGTGGTCGAGACGCACTTCATCCAGAGCGACCACCCGCCAACCGGCATCGGCGAGCCCGCCCTCCCGCCGCTCGCGCCGGCCGTGACGAACGCCATCTTCACCGCCTGCGGCCATCGCGTCCGCACGCTCCCCCTCGTCCGCGAGGGATTCACGGTCTGA
- a CDS encoding sodium/sugar symporter: MTFTTVDYVVFFGFYASVVAFALWKSRGERTSADYFLGGRSLPWWLIGISIVAANISTEQMVGMAGQGAGGTGLAVSLWQLTGTVGVVLIAFTLLPRLLRSGIYTIPEFLEYRYNTAARSIMAIATVLIYVAVLVTAVLYSGGLVIHTVFGLQLTTGIWILAVVAALYTTWGGLKAVAWADLFQGLTLLAGGMLVFFLGLHAVGGWESFTTVNAEKLHMILPADHPDLPWTGVVSGMWIVILYYCGLNQFIVQRNLAARTLRDGQLGVIFAGALWLLVPFAIVMPGIMAGQLFGEQLAKPDQAYPMMIRELVPAGLRGFMLAAIAGAIVSTLASMINSASTVFTMDVYHRLLDRRASQMRLVVVGRIVTVVAVVVGALLAPRLADPAFGGVFAFIQNFQGYIWPGVVAAFVVGLLVPQAPGSAGVAALVGGPAIYHLFQVFAPQKHFLVQVALTFNLVVAVMGLITFIRPLVEPRVLPVREDLDVRTSPIVRIVGGAVIAATVVLVYVFR, encoded by the coding sequence ATGACGTTCACTACCGTCGACTACGTCGTCTTCTTCGGGTTCTACGCCTCGGTCGTGGCGTTCGCTCTCTGGAAGAGCCGGGGCGAACGCACGAGCGCCGACTACTTCCTCGGCGGCCGTAGTCTGCCGTGGTGGTTGATCGGTATATCGATCGTCGCGGCCAACATCTCGACCGAGCAGATGGTCGGCATGGCCGGGCAAGGTGCGGGCGGGACCGGTCTGGCGGTGAGCTTGTGGCAGCTCACGGGAACGGTCGGCGTGGTGTTGATCGCGTTCACACTGCTGCCGCGTCTCCTGCGTTCGGGTATCTACACGATTCCGGAGTTTCTGGAGTACCGATACAACACGGCTGCGCGCTCGATCATGGCGATCGCCACGGTCTTGATCTACGTCGCCGTGTTGGTGACCGCGGTTCTCTACTCCGGCGGCCTCGTGATCCACACCGTCTTCGGCCTGCAACTGACCACGGGGATCTGGATCCTCGCCGTCGTCGCTGCGCTCTACACGACGTGGGGCGGGTTGAAGGCGGTGGCGTGGGCGGATCTGTTTCAAGGGCTCACGTTGCTCGCGGGCGGCATGCTCGTGTTCTTCCTTGGTCTGCACGCCGTGGGAGGCTGGGAGTCGTTCACGACCGTCAACGCCGAGAAACTGCACATGATCCTGCCGGCCGATCATCCCGATCTGCCGTGGACCGGCGTCGTATCCGGAATGTGGATCGTGATCCTCTACTACTGCGGACTCAACCAGTTCATCGTGCAGCGCAACCTCGCCGCGCGAACCTTGCGGGACGGGCAGCTCGGAGTGATCTTCGCCGGTGCGTTGTGGCTGCTCGTGCCTTTCGCGATCGTCATGCCGGGGATCATGGCCGGGCAGCTCTTCGGGGAGCAGTTGGCGAAACCCGATCAGGCGTATCCGATGATGATCCGGGAACTGGTGCCGGCCGGATTGCGCGGGTTCATGCTCGCGGCCATCGCGGGTGCGATCGTCAGCACGCTCGCTTCGATGATCAACTCGGCCTCCACCGTCTTCACGATGGACGTGTATCATCGTCTCCTCGACCGCAGAGCGTCGCAGATGCGCTTGGTCGTGGTGGGGCGCATCGTCACCGTGGTGGCCGTCGTCGTCGGTGCACTGCTCGCACCGCGACTCGCGGACCCGGCATTCGGTGGCGTGTTCGCCTTCATCCAGAACTTCCAGGGCTACATCTGGCCGGGAGTGGTGGCGGCGTTCGTGGTGGGTTTACTGGTGCCGCAAGCGCCGGGTTCGGCGGGCGTCGCTGCGCTCGTCGGCGGGCCGGCGATCTATCATCTGTTTCAGGTCTTCGCGCCGCAGAAGCACTTTCTCGTGCAGGTCGCTTTGACCTTCAATCTGGTCGTCGCGGTGATGGGCCTGATCACGTTCATCCGGCCGCTCGTCGAGCCGCGTGTGTTGCCGGTGCGCGAAGACCTCGACGTACGGACCTCACCGATCGTGCGCATCGTAGGCGGAGCCGTGATCGCGGCCACCGTCGTGCTCGTCTACGTGTTTCGTTGA
- a CDS encoding GH1 family beta-glucosidase, whose protein sequence is MSFPKNFTWGVAAAAYQIEGAWNVDGRAPSIWDDFTHQPGRIFEGHTGDVACDHYHRWKEDADLMQALGTKAYRLSLSWPRIQPQGTGKANAKGLAFYDRLIDGLLARGITPWVTLYHWDLPSALQRRGGFLNRDLVEWFGDYAALVASRLGDRVKHWMTFNEPPVIVGLGHQDGVFAPGLKLPFSDCLLAAHHLLMAHGRAVQALRAGCDGKVKVTIVHTSRERIPSSADPRDVEAARRDYFAATRRDMWNLAWWADPVFFGRYPEDGVKAFADAMPQIKTGDMKLVSQKVDLIGYNCYTGWPVRAAADGSAERVPNVHGFGDPRGTLPWLSVAPEAAYWAARFQTERYKLPLVFSENGFCNTDFVHLDGKVHDPQRIDFLTRYLRAIKRAVSEGVPVDGYFYWSVLDNFEWAEGYKDRFGLVHVDYQTQKRTPKDSYYWYRDVVATNGDTL, encoded by the coding sequence ATGTCCTTCCCGAAAAACTTCACCTGGGGCGTCGCCGCCGCCGCGTATCAGATCGAAGGCGCTTGGAACGTCGACGGTCGCGCTCCCTCCATCTGGGACGACTTCACCCACCAGCCCGGCCGCATCTTCGAAGGCCACACCGGCGACGTCGCCTGCGACCACTACCACCGCTGGAAGGAAGACGCCGACCTCATGCAGGCCCTCGGCACGAAGGCCTACCGCCTCTCGCTCTCTTGGCCGCGTATCCAACCTCAGGGTACGGGCAAGGCCAACGCCAAAGGCCTCGCCTTCTACGATCGCCTGATCGACGGCCTGCTCGCGCGCGGCATCACACCCTGGGTCACGCTCTACCACTGGGATCTCCCTTCCGCGCTCCAGCGCCGTGGTGGTTTCCTCAACCGCGACTTGGTCGAGTGGTTCGGCGACTACGCCGCCCTAGTCGCCTCGCGCCTCGGCGACCGCGTGAAGCATTGGATGACGTTCAACGAACCGCCCGTCATCGTCGGTCTCGGTCATCAGGACGGCGTGTTTGCCCCCGGCCTCAAGCTGCCGTTCTCCGATTGCCTGCTCGCCGCACACCATCTGCTCATGGCCCACGGTCGCGCCGTGCAGGCCCTGCGCGCCGGCTGCGACGGCAAGGTGAAGGTCACGATCGTGCACACCTCGCGTGAACGCATACCCTCCTCCGCCGACCCGCGCGACGTCGAGGCCGCTCGCCGCGACTACTTCGCCGCCACCCGCCGCGACATGTGGAACCTCGCCTGGTGGGCCGATCCCGTGTTCTTCGGTCGGTATCCAGAAGATGGAGTCAAGGCCTTCGCCGACGCCATGCCGCAAATCAAGACGGGCGACATGAAGCTCGTCTCCCAGAAGGTCGACCTCATCGGCTACAACTGCTACACCGGCTGGCCCGTCCGCGCCGCCGCCGACGGTTCCGCCGAACGCGTGCCCAACGTCCACGGCTTCGGCGACCCACGCGGCACGTTGCCGTGGCTGTCCGTCGCCCCCGAGGCCGCCTACTGGGCCGCGCGTTTCCAAACGGAACGTTACAAGCTCCCGCTCGTCTTTTCCGAGAACGGCTTTTGCAACACCGACTTCGTCCACCTCGACGGCAAGGTTCACGACCCGCAGCGCATCGACTTCCTCACCCGCTACCTCCGCGCGATCAAACGCGCCGTCTCCGAGGGCGTCCCCGTCGACGGCTACTTCTACTGGTCCGTGCTCGACAACTTCGAGTGGGCCGAGGGCTACAAGGACCGTTTCGGCCTCGTCCACGTCGACTACCAGACACAGAAACGCACGCCCAAGGATTCGTACTACTGGTACCGCGACGTCGTCGCGACCAACGGCGACACGCTGTAG
- a CDS encoding acetylxylan esterase has protein sequence MHRMKHLFLAAGLAGVLLPISSSTAATLADVPAPAVSRIATVEVRIAPERPGWTYAVGEPVRFLVSVTADKHPVVGAVVKYRVGLEGMPTEEKTTTFTGEPLVIEAGSLAEPGFIRCVATAEVNGRTWRGVAAAGVEPTAIRPTQVEPADFDAFWSGAKAELAQLPIEPLVTLLPESSTDKVDVYHVSLRVVGQSWSGPARIHGIFARPKAPGRYPAVLRVPGAGVRPYRGDTELAARGAITLEIGIHGIPVNLPQHVYDQLQAGPLNGYWSFNADDRDRHYYRRVILGCLRAVDFLVAQETWNGSDVIVTGASQGGALAMMTAALDSRITGLAAIHPALCDVTGDLHGRSGGWPRPFQKNDAGEAPGATPAKIATSAYYDVVNFAKRLVVPGFYTWGYADEVCAPTSMYAAFNVIPAPRELALQLEVGHSYPATQHQAIVGWIAGRLGLP, from the coding sequence ATGCATCGCATGAAGCATCTGTTCCTCGCCGCCGGCCTCGCCGGAGTCTTGCTGCCGATCTCTTCGAGCACGGCCGCTACGCTCGCGGATGTGCCCGCACCGGCCGTGAGCCGCATCGCCACGGTCGAGGTTCGCATCGCTCCGGAACGTCCCGGTTGGACCTACGCCGTCGGCGAGCCCGTGCGATTTCTCGTCTCCGTCACGGCCGACAAGCACCCGGTGGTCGGTGCCGTCGTGAAGTATCGCGTCGGTCTCGAGGGCATGCCGACCGAGGAAAAGACGACCACGTTCACCGGCGAGCCGCTCGTGATCGAAGCGGGGTCGCTCGCCGAGCCGGGTTTCATCCGCTGTGTCGCCACCGCCGAGGTCAATGGCCGCACGTGGCGCGGCGTCGCCGCAGCCGGCGTCGAGCCCACCGCGATCCGTCCGACTCAGGTCGAGCCCGCGGACTTCGACGCGTTCTGGTCCGGCGCCAAGGCCGAACTCGCGCAACTCCCCATCGAACCGCTCGTCACGCTTCTCCCCGAGTCGTCCACGGACAAGGTCGACGTCTACCACGTGAGCCTGCGCGTGGTCGGCCAATCCTGGAGCGGCCCCGCACGCATCCACGGCATTTTCGCCCGACCAAAGGCTCCCGGCCGTTACCCTGCCGTCCTACGCGTGCCCGGCGCCGGCGTGCGCCCGTACCGCGGCGACACGGAACTCGCCGCCCGCGGCGCGATCACGCTCGAGATCGGCATCCACGGTATCCCCGTCAACCTCCCGCAACACGTCTACGACCAGCTCCAAGCCGGACCGTTGAACGGCTACTGGAGCTTCAACGCCGACGACCGCGACCGGCACTACTACCGCCGCGTGATCCTCGGTTGCCTCCGCGCCGTCGACTTCCTCGTCGCGCAAGAGACGTGGAACGGCTCCGACGTGATCGTGACCGGAGCCAGCCAGGGCGGCGCACTCGCGATGATGACCGCCGCGCTCGACTCACGCATCACCGGGCTCGCCGCGATCCATCCGGCGCTCTGCGACGTCACCGGCGACCTCCACGGTCGCTCCGGCGGTTGGCCTCGCCCCTTCCAGAAGAACGACGCCGGCGAAGCCCCCGGTGCCACACCCGCGAAGATCGCCACGAGCGCCTACTACGACGTGGTGAACTTCGCCAAGCGTCTCGTCGTGCCCGGCTTCTACACGTGGGGTTACGCCGACGAGGTGTGCGCTCCCACTTCGATGTACGCCGCGTTCAACGTCATCCCCGCCCCACGCGAGCTCGCGCTCCAACTCGAGGTCGGCCATTCGTATCCGGCCACCCAACACCAGGCCATCGTCGGCTGGATCGCCGGTCGTCTCGGCCTGCCCTGA
- a CDS encoding glycoside hydrolase family 2 TIM barrel-domain containing protein produces the protein MLLRALSCATLLCASFSCFAETIDLAGTWRVELDHARSGERDRWFARDAGVAIELPGSVQSARLGDAVTAETRWTGGIIDKSWFTAPEYAAYREPGNVKLPFWLQPETHFTGSAWYQREIEIPEGWAQRRVVLTLERPHWKTTVWLGEREVGSDDAMSVPHVHDLGIGLAPGRHRLTIRVDNTPDPDLGENSHSISDHTQGNWNGIVGRIQLSTTAAVWIDRVDVEPRFEDRSVVVRGKLGRVADAPWPDVVRIRTKDTNAGDATFRVDADGGFAGEVGFGDGADAWDEFSPVLHRVEVALANGESRAVAFGFREIAAEGRRLLINGRPLFLRGTLDCAAFPRTGHPPTDEAEWRRVFGVVQAHGLNHVRFHSWCPPRAAFEVADAMGLYLQVEVASWPNQSTTLGDGKPVDAWLEAETGRILREYGNHASFVLFAAGNEPGGPNHAKWLSGWLDRHKAVDARRFYTAASGWPEVAESQFHVLPDPRIQSWGEGLRSRINRSAPETRTDYADFIGRRAVPVVSHEIGQWCVYPNFGEMDQYTGYLKPRNFEIFQETLASAGLADKAEAFLHASGKLQALCYKEDIESALRTREMGGFQLLGLQDFPGQGTALVGLVDAFWEEKGYIAPEEFRRFCDSTVPLARLARRVFTTEDHLVADVEVAHFGAESIRKAASTWRLVADDGHVVASGAFDARDIPIGAGNKLGRIDLSLASVPAPARYRLVVALEKTRFENDWDVWVYPTAEKVVAVPPPDVLLASSFNPAVQARLAAGGTVVLSIPTGRVSPDPKLGPIALGFSSIFWNTAWTSRQAPHTLGILCDPEHPAFERFPTDAHSNWQWWYPISNAAPMMLGGLPRELEPIVSVVDDWFTNRKLGLVIEARVGNGRMLISSIDIEQTVLDPVRRQLRASLLGYAASERFQPEVELTPEQIQSLFAR, from the coding sequence ATGCTGCTCCGTGCTTTGTCGTGCGCTACGCTGCTTTGTGCGTCGTTCTCTTGCTTCGCCGAAACGATCGATCTCGCCGGAACGTGGCGAGTCGAACTCGACCACGCCCGATCGGGCGAACGCGACCGGTGGTTCGCGCGTGACGCCGGCGTGGCGATCGAGCTCCCGGGTTCCGTTCAGTCGGCGCGACTCGGCGACGCGGTCACGGCGGAGACGCGTTGGACCGGAGGCATCATCGACAAGTCGTGGTTCACCGCGCCCGAATACGCGGCGTACCGCGAACCGGGCAACGTGAAGTTGCCCTTCTGGCTGCAACCGGAGACGCACTTCACCGGATCGGCCTGGTATCAGCGCGAGATCGAGATTCCGGAAGGTTGGGCGCAGCGACGCGTGGTCCTCACCTTGGAGCGCCCGCACTGGAAGACGACCGTGTGGCTCGGCGAGCGCGAGGTCGGGAGCGACGACGCGATGTCGGTCCCTCACGTCCACGATCTGGGCATCGGTCTGGCGCCCGGGCGGCATCGCCTCACCATCCGAGTGGACAACACGCCGGATCCCGACCTCGGCGAGAACTCCCACAGCATCTCCGATCACACTCAAGGAAATTGGAACGGCATCGTGGGCCGTATCCAACTCTCGACTACGGCGGCCGTGTGGATCGACCGGGTCGACGTCGAGCCGCGGTTCGAGGATCGCTCGGTGGTGGTCCGCGGGAAGTTGGGTCGCGTCGCCGATGCGCCCTGGCCGGACGTGGTGCGTATCCGGACCAAGGATACAAACGCGGGCGACGCGACGTTCCGGGTGGATGCGGACGGCGGTTTCGCCGGGGAGGTGGGTTTCGGTGACGGCGCTGACGCGTGGGACGAGTTCAGTCCGGTGTTGCACCGCGTCGAAGTCGCGCTCGCGAACGGCGAGAGTCGCGCGGTGGCGTTCGGCTTCCGCGAGATCGCGGCAGAGGGGCGCAGGCTCCTGATCAACGGGCGACCTTTGTTTCTGCGCGGGACGCTGGATTGTGCGGCCTTTCCGAGGACGGGGCACCCACCGACCGACGAGGCGGAATGGCGGCGCGTCTTCGGCGTGGTGCAGGCGCACGGCTTGAACCACGTGCGTTTCCATTCCTGGTGTCCGCCGAGAGCGGCCTTCGAGGTCGCCGACGCGATGGGACTGTATCTTCAGGTGGAAGTGGCGTCGTGGCCGAACCAATCGACCACGCTGGGAGACGGCAAACCCGTCGACGCGTGGCTCGAGGCCGAGACCGGCCGGATTCTGCGGGAGTACGGCAACCACGCGTCCTTCGTGTTGTTCGCGGCGGGCAACGAGCCGGGCGGCCCGAACCACGCGAAGTGGTTGTCCGGCTGGTTGGACCGACACAAGGCGGTCGATGCGCGACGATTCTACACGGCGGCATCCGGTTGGCCGGAGGTGGCGGAGAGCCAGTTTCACGTCTTACCGGATCCGCGTATCCAGAGTTGGGGCGAAGGGCTGCGGTCGCGTATCAATCGATCGGCGCCGGAGACGCGGACCGACTACGCCGACTTCATCGGTCGTCGTGCCGTGCCGGTCGTCTCGCACGAAATCGGGCAGTGGTGCGTCTACCCCAACTTCGGCGAGATGGACCAATACACGGGCTACTTGAAGCCGCGCAACTTCGAGATCTTCCAAGAGACGCTCGCGTCGGCGGGACTCGCGGACAAGGCGGAGGCGTTTCTCCATGCGTCGGGGAAGTTGCAGGCGCTTTGTTACAAGGAGGACATCGAGTCCGCGTTGCGAACGCGGGAGATGGGAGGGTTTCAATTGCTGGGGCTGCAGGATTTTCCGGGACAGGGCACGGCGCTCGTCGGCCTCGTCGATGCTTTCTGGGAAGAGAAGGGTTACATCGCTCCGGAGGAGTTTCGGCGATTCTGCGACAGCACCGTGCCACTGGCGCGCCTGGCGCGGCGGGTGTTCACGACCGAGGATCATCTCGTCGCGGATGTCGAGGTCGCGCACTTCGGTGCAGAGTCGATTCGAAAGGCGGCGTCGACCTGGCGCCTCGTCGCGGACGACGGGCATGTCGTGGCAAGCGGCGCGTTCGACGCCCGCGACATCCCGATCGGAGCCGGCAACAAGCTCGGGCGCATCGATCTGTCGCTCGCGTCCGTGCCTGCTCCCGCGCGATACCGGCTCGTCGTCGCACTCGAGAAAACACGCTTCGAAAACGACTGGGACGTGTGGGTCTATCCGACGGCCGAAAAGGTCGTCGCGGTGCCGCCGCCCGACGTGTTGCTTGCGTCGTCGTTCAACCCGGCGGTGCAGGCCAGACTGGCCGCAGGCGGGACGGTGGTACTCTCGATCCCGACGGGTCGCGTCTCGCCGGATCCGAAGCTGGGGCCGATCGCGCTCGGGTTCTCCAGCATCTTCTGGAACACGGCGTGGACCAGCCGCCAGGCTCCGCACACGCTCGGCATTCTTTGCGATCCGGAGCATCCGGCGTTCGAGCGTTTCCCGACCGATGCGCACAGCAACTGGCAATGGTGGTACCCGATCTCGAATGCCGCGCCCATGATGCTCGGCGGCCTGCCGCGCGAGTTGGAACCGATCGTGTCGGTCGTCGACGATTGGTTCACCAACCGGAAACTGGGGCTCGTCATCGAGGCACGCGTCGGAAACGGGCGGATGCTGATCTCCAGCATCGACATTGAACAGACCGTGCTCGATCCGGTGCGGCGGCAGTTGCGGGCGAGCCTTCTCGGATACGCCGCGAGCGAGCGCTTCCAACCGGAGGTCGAGCTGACGCCGGAGCAGATCCAGTCGCTCTTCGCGCGGTGA
- a CDS encoding (2Fe-2S)-binding protein — translation MITVRFKVNGTDKTVHLEDPSTPLLWVLRDSLALVGTKYGCGMALCGACTVHLNGAPIRSCSMPAVGVSGQSITTIEGLAKPDGTLTAVQQAWIDLDVAQCGYCQAGQIMTASALLRQNPNPTDADIDEAMAGNICRCGTYQRIRAAIHAAADAQKTGGAA, via the coding sequence ATGATCACAGTCCGCTTCAAGGTAAACGGCACCGACAAGACGGTGCATCTCGAAGACCCGTCCACCCCTCTGCTCTGGGTCCTCCGCGACAGCCTCGCCCTCGTCGGCACGAAGTACGGCTGTGGCATGGCCCTCTGCGGCGCCTGCACCGTCCACCTCAACGGCGCACCCATCCGCTCCTGCAGCATGCCCGCCGTCGGCGTGAGCGGACAAAGCATCACCACGATCGAAGGCCTCGCCAAACCCGACGGCACGCTCACCGCCGTCCAACAGGCGTGGATCGATCTCGACGTCGCGCAGTGCGGTTACTGCCAAGCCGGTCAGATCATGACCGCCTCCGCGCTCCTGCGTCAGAACCCGAACCCCACCGACGCCGACATCGACGAAGCGATGGCCGGCAACATCTGCCGCTGCGGCACCTACCAACGCATCCGAGCCGCCATCCACGCCGCCGCCGACGCGCAGAAGACCGGAGGTGCGGCGTGA